A segment of the Lineus longissimus chromosome 11, tnLinLong1.2, whole genome shotgun sequence genome:
TGTAGCCCATGTAGCCTCAAGTATGTCAAAATATCTCATACAATGATGAAGATCTTTTGTGCAGTCTGCCGAGTGTTATTTCTTGTTGACCGGCTTTTATCTGAGATGGCAAGACGACAACCATTCAATTCTTGTTTTGTTGGACAGTTCAGTAATATAATAGTTTTGGATGTTCATCACCCAAATTGTCACTGGGAATTTTGAACAATAACACCGTGGTGTGAATATGCAGAGGTGGTGTATATATTCTATGACATCAAAGCTATTCAGATTTTCCTCTCAAAAGACCaattgtgacccgccatggcaaaatgagtcgcatgtcgctccgagcttgaaagtttgagacagactggttgttcatttcactattgtctgccttttgtgaaatctgagtatatcaattcCTTCTGTTATGTCATGGTGTCATTTCAgactcatcttctgtgcgacatgcgactcattttgccgtggtgcgTCACAATTTTTAGAGCTACATGTTTGAACTCCAATTTGTTCTAATCAACGCAAAATGTTTGTCTTTTCAGAGTAGGAGGAAAGATGTGTACCTATGTGAAATGAAGTCCTTTGGTTCCAAACTGTTTCGTCTGGTGTGAACAATCTAAGCCATCAGAATGGGAGGGGTGAATAGCATGTGTATCCCACGCAATAACCCGAGTTACTGCCATGAAAATCACATGACCCCACGCAAGATTAAGGGACACAAACGGAACCTTAGTGCGACATTTAATATGGTCACAGATGCGGACTCGGTTGATACTGTCGTTGATTTGCTGAATATCAACCTTGCCTCTGAAGAAGAGTTGATGACCTTGCCGGGAATAAATCGCAATGTTGCAAAGGAAATTGTGGCGTACCGCAAACAAATTGACGGGTTTAAAAAAGTGGAGGATTTGGCGTTGGTGTCTGGTGTCGGTGCCGCAAAATTAGGAGTCATACGACAAGAGATTTGCGTGAAACGGAACCAAGGTTCGCTGAGCACAACACCTTCGAGTAGCCATCTTGATCTTCCAGCCAATCAAAGTGAAAGGTTGTTTGTGAATAACCGTCTAAAACCAAGTAATACTTCAGTGCGTCCGAAACCTTCGATAAACGATTCAAACATCTTCCAGTTGATGAAGGTAAAAGGATTGAACCAGGTGTTGGCGGAGAATATTGTGTCATATCGTGACAAAAAAGGCCGGTTTCGCGGCATGGATGATTTAGTAAAGGTCAAGGGCATTCATCCCGCTTTACTTGCTGCATTTAGACATCGTGTCCTGTTGAACGCTGAAAAGCCCCCTCCGCGCGGGAACGGATTCCTGCTACAACAAAGCGCTGGGCCGGGTGTCGAATCCGACCGCAGCAGCGATAGCAAATCATTGAAAAGTACAGAGACTACGTCCTTATTGGGTGGGATGAACCTTTCTGCCTCGCAAGTAGATATTCTCTCTCAGTTTGAACCGttgaaaacaaaacatgttCGTCCTGTCTGCAAGTCATTTAACTTTCGGAGGGATGATATCAGTGCATTTCGTGTTGG
Coding sequences within it:
- the LOC135495566 gene encoding endonuclease/exonuclease/phosphatase family domain-containing protein 1-like, encoding MGGVNSMCIPRNNPSYCHENHMTPRKIKGHKRNLSATFNMVTDADSVDTVVDLLNINLASEEELMTLPGINRNVAKEIVAYRKQIDGFKKVEDLALVSGVGAAKLGVIRQEICVKRNQGSLSTTPSSSHLDLPANQSERLFVNNRLKPSNTSVRPKPSINDSNIFQLMKVKGLNQVLAENIVSYRDKKGRFRGMDDLVKVKGIHPALLAAFRHRVLLNAEKPPPRGNGFLLQQSAGPGVESDRSSDSKSLKSTETTSLLGGMNLSASQVDILSQFEPLKTKHVRPVCKSFNFRRDDISAFRVGSWNVERFNLAKACNPGCLEVVCMTVLENGLSLVAFQELADKEALEKVCAELNHPSLPKMKRWSGHRGSWKCAVSDATGRMYQGNEYNGFLYDTSNGLELFSAELIQKASSKSERYFVRRPYMGFFKIDNFDFVLASVHLKASGQRSEHMDDLQKEILAIPSLVEAVQDHIISEKDIILVGDFNLESQSEDFNDLRDAGYVNVLDDENTNISEVNLKGNRQYDHIWVNKQTRRVYTKNSHVVREGLSHPFIPDGRWGWGGLVSDHCPIWAEFYTNKDYDRKNYDIDLNNILLKPSESSL